In Tenrec ecaudatus isolate mTenEca1 chromosome 5, mTenEca1.hap1, whole genome shotgun sequence, the following are encoded in one genomic region:
- the NDUFB9 gene encoding NADH dehydrogenase [ubiquinone] 1 beta subcomplex subunit 9, producing the protein MAFVAAGPYLTHQQKVLRLYKRALRHLESWVIHRDKYRYFACLMRARFEEHKNEKDMIKATQLLRAAEEEFWHYQHPQPYIFPDSPGGTSYERYECYKVPEWCLDDWHPSEKAMYPDYFAKREQWKKLRRESWEREVKQLQAETPPGGPKTEALPPARKSGDLPPLWWHIVTRPRERPM; encoded by the exons ATGGCGTTCGTGGCCGCGGGTCCGTACCTGACCCACCAGCAGAAGGTGTTGCGGCTCTACAAGCGGGCGCTGCGCCACCTCGAGTCCTGGGTCATCCACAG GGATAAGTACCGGTACTTCGCTTGTTTGATGAGAGCCCGGTTTGAGGAGCACAAGAATGAAAAGGACATGATCAAGGCCACGCAGCTGCTGAGAGCTGCCGAGGAGGAGTTCTGGCACTATCAGCACCCGCAGCCCTACATCTTCCCCGACTCCCCAGGGGGCACCTCTTACGAGCGATATGAGTGCTACAAG GTCCCCGAGTGGTGCCTAGATGACTGGCACCCCTCCGAGAAGGCCATGTACCCGGATTACTTTGCCAAGAGGGAGCAGTGGAAGAAACTGCGCAGGGAGAGCTGGGAGCGCGAG GTGAAGCAGCTGCAGGCAGAAACCCCACCTGGGGGCCCCAAGACCGAAGCTTTGCCCCCAGCTCGGAAGTCGGGTGATTTGCCTCCGTTGTGGTGGCACATTGTGACGAGGCCCCGTGAGCGACCCATGTGA